The genomic stretch AATCTATATATTTTAGCCAATACAAGCATTGAAATACCAAAATCCTTACTCCTTGTAATTGCCGCATGCATTGCCCTATGTCCGTGTATTATAAAGTTAAAGTCTTCCTCTCTAAATGACTGAACTGCTGAAAATCCAGTAACTACCACATCTACCATAACATACTCACTACCAGCATCTTCACATATTTCAGCTCTTTTTATCATTTCTCTATATGGAGCAGTTATATTTGGCATATATGCCTTCCTTTCTCCAGTCTCTTCCTCTGCCTTATCTCTCATCTCTAAGGTTTTATAAACTCTATCTTCAAACTTATTAAATTCCTGAGAGGTTAAATTTTCATCATCTTTAACGAGATCAACTCCCCCAATCCATGCATCATAAGCTACTTTAGCATGTTCCTCTGTCTTTAAACCAACCTTTGGCTTAACTATAGTTCCTAATAATGGTCTATCTTTAATCTTTAAAGTTTCTCTAACTCCTTCAATTCCATACCTTGGCCCTTTATATTCTTTAACAAACTTCTTTGGAAATCTATAATCTAATATTCTTAAACCTTTAAGTATCTTCATTCCAAATATATTTCCAGCAATTCCTGCTAAGACACCAGGCATGTTGTTTATTTCAAAATCATACAATGGATATGCAATTTTTACTAATCCTACTTTATATCCATTTTCTTCTTTTAACTCTTTAATTTCATATACATTTGGTTTTAATTTTTCATAAATTTCGCTTTTCATTGTTTGAACTTTAGTCCAAGTCCCAATAGAACTTTCTCCAGCAATTTCATTTGCTAATTTTTTTAGGTTATCTCCTTTAATTATCATACAAGATAACAAATCATCCTCTGTAGGAACATATTCTAAGTTTATATAATCCATTGCAATTCCCCCACATCAATTTTTAATTAATCACATAATTTTAAGTATCAGTTATTATATAAATAGATTTAGTTAAACCCTTAGTGGTGAAAATTTATGTTTATAGATGGAAAGTGGATAGATAGAGAGGATTTAGAAGTTATAAATCCCTACACCTTAGAAGTTATTAAAAAGATACCTGCATTGAGTAGAGAAGAAGTTAAAGAAACTATAGATAATGCTGAAAAATATAAGGATGTCATGAAAAATCTTTCCATTGCTAAGAGATACAACATTTTAATGAACATTGCTAAACAAATTAAAGAAAAAAAAGAAGAATTATCTAAAATATTGGCAATTGATGCAGGAAAGCCAATAAAACAGGCAAGAGTTGAGGTTGAGAGAAGTATAGGAACCTTTAAATCAGCGGCTTTTTATGTTAAGGAGTTTAGAAATGAAGTAATTCCTTCAGATGATAAGTTAATTTTTACTCTCAGAGAACCTGTAGGAATTGTAGGGGCGATAACTCCATTTAACTTCCCTTTAAATTTATCAGCACATAAGATAGCTCCAGCAATTGCCACGGGAAATGTTATTGTTCATCATCCATCATCAAAAGCCCCTCTCGTTTGTATAGAGTTGGCAAAGATAATAGAAAACGCTTTAAAAAAGTATAATGTT from Methanocaldococcus lauensis encodes the following:
- the rbcL gene encoding type III ribulose-bisphosphate carboxylase, with translation MDYINLEYVPTEDDLLSCMIIKGDNLKKLANEIAGESSIGTWTKVQTMKSEIYEKLKPNVYEIKELKEENGYKVGLVKIAYPLYDFEINNMPGVLAGIAGNIFGMKILKGLRILDYRFPKKFVKEYKGPRYGIEGVRETLKIKDRPLLGTIVKPKVGLKTEEHAKVAYDAWIGGVDLVKDDENLTSQEFNKFEDRVYKTLEMRDKAEEETGERKAYMPNITAPYREMIKRAEICEDAGSEYVMVDVVVTGFSAVQSFREEDFNFIIHGHRAMHAAITRSKDFGISMLVLAKIYRLLGVDQLHIGTVVGKMEGGEKEVKAIRDEIIYSKVKKDDENIFFDQDWANIKSMFPVSSGGVHPRLVPKIVEILGRDLIIQAGGGIHGHPDGTVAGAKAMRAAIEAVMENKPLEEKAEEIPELKKALEYWK